The following coding sequences are from one uncultured Desulfobacter sp. window:
- a CDS encoding ISKra4 family transposase has translation MNPAVSLSAVEHLPSPVIDPGQKCYDDIVNFLNSKENHSVKLSDLEQALEKRGRELMRILLQEHLDKLGPSHCEEPVCGADGIVRPKVRPQDRKIETVFGTVSESRAGYGNKGVASLHPLDARLNLPPELYSLELRRRVAENASKSSFDETVETIKKTTGADIPKRQVEELTQRAARDFDAFYEIRQCNPADETVTGPILVITTDGKGVVMHEQDLREQTRKAARKRKPQMESRLSKGEKKNAKRMATVAAVYTIDTFKRTPQDLLPGNDKSNTKTSPHPEQKRVWASLEKSAEQVIASAFSEASHRDPNHEKHWVALVDGENQQLRILKRMAKRQNVALTIIVDIIHVIEYLWKAGRAFHPKSGPELEKWVQYRLAKVLDGKAGLMAGGMRRSATLKKFTDKQRKPVEACATYLKNKAPYLEYHHYLDLGLPIATGVIEGACRHLVKDRMDITGAKWRLSSAEAVLRLRALRSSNDFDEYWNFHEACEYERNHRALYQHGEVPATKLPKPSPKRRGHLKVIK, from the coding sequence ATGAATCCAGCGGTTTCCCTTTCTGCTGTGGAGCATTTACCTTCCCCCGTCATTGATCCGGGGCAAAAATGCTATGATGATATTGTCAATTTTCTTAATTCCAAGGAGAATCATTCAGTGAAACTCAGTGATTTGGAACAAGCACTTGAAAAACGAGGACGTGAGCTGATGCGCATCCTGCTTCAGGAACATTTAGACAAGCTCGGTCCCAGTCATTGTGAAGAGCCGGTCTGTGGAGCCGATGGCATTGTTCGACCGAAAGTGAGGCCACAGGATCGAAAAATCGAAACCGTATTTGGAACGGTATCGGAAAGTCGTGCCGGATATGGAAACAAGGGCGTGGCAAGTTTGCACCCGTTGGATGCCCGATTGAATCTTCCCCCAGAACTTTATTCCCTCGAACTTCGTCGCCGTGTGGCTGAAAACGCTTCAAAGAGTTCTTTTGACGAGACTGTCGAAACGATCAAGAAAACCACTGGAGCCGATATTCCCAAACGTCAGGTAGAAGAGTTAACACAGCGAGCAGCTCGGGATTTTGACGCATTTTATGAAATACGGCAATGCAACCCGGCGGATGAGACAGTTACTGGTCCAATACTGGTAATCACCACCGATGGTAAGGGCGTGGTAATGCATGAGCAGGACCTGCGGGAACAAACCCGGAAAGCTGCCCGGAAACGAAAGCCTCAGATGGAAAGCCGGCTATCCAAAGGGGAAAAGAAAAATGCCAAGCGAATGGCAACCGTTGCCGCTGTATATACTATAGATACGTTTAAACGTACGCCCCAAGACTTGCTTCCGGGGAATGACAAGTCGAATACAAAAACAAGCCCTCACCCGGAACAAAAGCGTGTATGGGCAAGCCTTGAAAAATCAGCCGAGCAGGTCATTGCATCGGCCTTTTCTGAGGCCTCCCACCGTGATCCCAACCACGAAAAACATTGGGTTGCCTTAGTGGACGGCGAAAATCAACAACTACGAATCCTGAAACGTATGGCCAAAAGACAAAATGTGGCCCTTACGATCATTGTTGATATTATTCATGTTATTGAATACCTCTGGAAAGCTGGCAGGGCATTTCATCCCAAATCCGGCCCGGAGCTTGAAAAATGGGTCCAGTACCGCTTGGCTAAAGTACTCGATGGCAAGGCCGGATTGATGGCAGGGGGGATGCGTAGAAGTGCTACATTAAAAAAATTTACAGACAAACAACGTAAACCTGTAGAAGCCTGCGCAACGTATTTGAAAAATAAAGCACCGTACCTTGAATACCATCATTATCTTGACCTTGGCCTCCCTATTGCCACAGGAGTTATTGAGGGCGCATGTCGTCATCTTGTAAAGGACCGAATGGATATAACTGGTGCCAAATGGCGGTTGTCCAGTGCTGAAGCAGTGTTGCGTCTGCGTGCCTTGCGGAGTAGTAACGATTTTGATGAGTATTGGAATTTTCATGAAGCCTGCGAATACGAACGTAATCACCGGGCTCTTTATCAACATGGTGAGGTTCCGGCTACAAAGCTACCAAAACCTTCACCGAAACGACGGGGGCATCTAAAAGTGATCAAGTAA